A single window of Jeotgalibacillus haloalkalitolerans DNA harbors:
- a CDS encoding PBP1A family penicillin-binding protein, giving the protein MADYKSREEKRNAQKNSKTKNKKKKKGSLFKKILLTVFIVGLAGLLFGGGLFAYYASQAPDLNEEDFIDPITTELRDVNGDVFARIGAENREFVSYDEIPPLVENAVLAIEDNRFYEHQGVDFFRLMGAVLANITEGFGAEGASTLTQQVIKQSVLTPEKSLERKAQEAWLAYQLEQDYSKEDIFEMYVNKIYYSDSIYGIRTASQYYYDVDLSDLKLHQAALLAGLPQRPNAYNPYENPELAKERRDTVLRQMHNHGKISEEEMTQAIETDITDGLVDRSEESGNPRQQLAAEESKYDAFVDVVLDELEALEDVNPYEDGLKINTTLDPNAQTIVENTLNDGSIQFPADMNDVMAQAGVTLLDTESGAIRAIGGGRGYGEEVQRGFNYATDQTRQPGSAIKPLLDYAPAIEYLDWSTAQTIVDEPYEYSNGFEPNNYDGQFKGPMTMRDALADSRNITAIKAYMEVGQEQGTEFLRGLGWDFNTENCGEVLCESAAIGGEPETNTLEMAGAYAAFGNKGVYNEPHSVTSIEFRDGSSMELEAESEVAMKDSTAYMMADMLKDVLEPGATGELAQVDGLPLAGKSGTTNYPEDILNANGIPSNGAPDSWFAGFTSQYTAAVWLGYASNQNENYLSPQDRYVSQYIFRDIMRGVHEGIETPDFEKPDSVVELEIEKGTSPVQLASEYTPDDQKSVELFIRGTEPTSVSEEYVVPDLEAPSNLSAEYNDEDGTIQLTWDHNQDENDDRDVEFEVLVSIDGGEERELAVTSQNGLNIEQVQEGSSYTFTVTAIADEERSSSANTNIEIARSEDEEQDEEDTEEQNEEEQENPEDNQEEQNPEEGNNEGEGEGQGQGEGNGEGQGNGNDESNTDEGSGEQEPAQEEENTGDENPEEPAEGSPDGDTTDAEQ; this is encoded by the coding sequence ATGGCTGATTATAAATCACGCGAAGAAAAAAGGAATGCGCAAAAAAATTCCAAAACAAAAAATAAAAAAAAGAAAAAAGGATCTTTGTTTAAGAAGATACTTCTTACTGTATTTATTGTCGGACTAGCAGGTCTGTTATTTGGAGGAGGACTGTTTGCTTATTATGCTTCTCAGGCGCCGGACCTGAATGAAGAAGATTTCATTGATCCGATTACGACAGAATTAAGGGATGTAAATGGAGATGTTTTTGCACGGATTGGTGCTGAAAACAGAGAATTCGTCTCTTATGATGAGATTCCCCCGCTTGTAGAGAATGCAGTACTTGCCATCGAAGATAATCGTTTCTATGAGCACCAGGGCGTTGACTTTTTCCGCCTGATGGGAGCTGTATTAGCGAATATTACTGAAGGTTTTGGAGCTGAGGGTGCGAGTACCCTTACGCAGCAGGTGATTAAGCAGTCCGTTCTGACACCTGAAAAATCTCTGGAGCGTAAAGCACAGGAAGCCTGGCTTGCTTATCAGTTAGAACAGGACTACAGCAAAGAAGATATTTTTGAAATGTATGTAAACAAAATCTATTACTCAGACAGCATTTATGGGATCAGAACTGCTTCCCAATACTATTATGATGTGGACCTGTCAGACCTTAAGCTGCATCAGGCTGCTTTATTAGCCGGTCTGCCGCAGCGCCCTAATGCCTATAATCCATATGAAAATCCTGAATTGGCTAAGGAACGCCGTGATACTGTACTGAGACAAATGCATAATCACGGAAAAATTTCCGAAGAGGAAATGACCCAGGCCATTGAAACTGATATTACAGACGGCCTGGTTGACCGCAGTGAAGAATCAGGAAATCCGCGGCAGCAGCTGGCGGCAGAAGAATCTAAATATGATGCTTTTGTAGATGTAGTGCTCGATGAATTAGAAGCGTTAGAAGACGTAAATCCGTATGAAGATGGACTGAAAATTAATACGACGCTTGATCCAAATGCACAGACCATTGTTGAGAATACGTTAAATGACGGCAGCATTCAGTTCCCTGCTGACATGAATGATGTCATGGCTCAGGCTGGTGTGACATTGCTGGATACAGAGTCAGGCGCCATCAGAGCAATCGGCGGCGGCCGCGGTTACGGAGAGGAAGTTCAGCGTGGTTTCAACTACGCGACAGATCAGACACGTCAGCCGGGGTCAGCAATTAAACCATTGCTTGACTATGCCCCTGCAATTGAGTATCTGGACTGGTCTACAGCACAAACGATTGTAGATGAGCCTTATGAATATTCTAATGGTTTCGAACCAAACAACTATGATGGCCAGTTCAAAGGACCAATGACAATGAGAGATGCTTTAGCTGACTCAAGAAACATTACTGCCATTAAAGCTTATATGGAAGTCGGTCAGGAACAGGGTACAGAATTCCTGAGAGGTCTCGGCTGGGATTTTAATACTGAAAACTGTGGTGAAGTGCTTTGTGAAAGTGCCGCGATAGGCGGTGAACCTGAAACAAATACACTGGAAATGGCAGGTGCATATGCTGCATTTGGTAATAAAGGTGTTTATAATGAACCACATTCAGTTACAAGTATTGAATTCAGAGATGGTTCTTCAATGGAACTTGAAGCTGAATCAGAAGTAGCTATGAAAGATTCAACAGCTTATATGATGGCTGATATGTTAAAAGACGTGCTTGAGCCTGGTGCTACTGGTGAACTGGCTCAGGTGGATGGCCTGCCGCTTGCAGGTAAGTCGGGAACAACCAACTATCCAGAGGATATTTTAAATGCAAATGGGATTCCGTCAAATGGTGCGCCGGACTCATGGTTTGCCGGGTTTACATCACAATATACGGCGGCTGTATGGCTTGGCTATGCATCCAATCAGAATGAAAACTACCTCTCCCCTCAGGATCGCTATGTATCACAGTATATTTTCAGGGATATTATGAGAGGCGTTCACGAAGGAATCGAAACACCTGACTTTGAGAAACCGGATAGTGTCGTTGAACTGGAGATTGAAAAAGGTACTTCCCCGGTTCAGCTTGCAAGTGAATATACACCGGATGATCAAAAATCGGTTGAGTTATTTATCAGAGGCACAGAACCGACTTCAGTATCTGAAGAATATGTCGTTCCTGATCTGGAAGCTCCTTCAAACCTTTCAGCTGAGTATAATGATGAGGATGGAACCATTCAGCTGACATGGGATCACAATCAGGATGAAAATGATGACCGTGATGTTGAATTTGAAGTGCTTGTCAGCATTGATGGCGGTGAAGAACGTGAGCTCGCTGTTACATCGCAAAATGGATTAAATATTGAACAGGTACAGGAAGGTTCTTCTTATACGTTCACTGTTACTGCAATTGCGGATGAAGAGCGAAGCAGTTCAGCAAACACCAATATCGAAATCGCCCGTTCTGAAGATGAGGAACAGGATGAAGAAGATACTGAAGAACAAAATGAGGAAGAACAGGAAAACCCTGAAGACAATCAGGAAGAACAAAATCCTGAAGAAGGTAACAACGAAGGTGAAGGTGAAGGCCAAGGCCAAGGAGAAGGCAACGGCGAAGGTCAAGGAAACGGAAATGATGAAAGTAATACTGATGAAGGAAGCGGTGAACAGGAACCCGCACAGGAAGAAGAAAACACCGGAGATGAGAATCCTGAAGAACCTGCTGAGGGTTCACCAGACGGTGATACTACAGATGCAGAACAATAA
- a CDS encoding DnaD domain-containing protein, which translates to MSQLPLQTWIKEGYTAIPVMLLKYYKKLNLTETESMLLIQLHAFIDKGNLFPTPDQIADRMTLTSSECLKIIQKLVKKNLLEINEGEEEIKTEHYSLEPLWNCILTVAGQEQFQETVEQTMAMQTDLYSMFEQEFGRPLSPLECETLAMWIDQDDHSPEIVKAALREAVISEKLNFRYIDRILFEWKKKGIKSPEDAKKQGEQFRKPKPQTEKPHEPAPFYNWLEN; encoded by the coding sequence ATGTCACAGCTCCCGTTACAAACATGGATAAAAGAAGGATATACAGCCATCCCTGTGATGCTGCTGAAATATTATAAAAAATTGAATCTGACAGAAACAGAAAGCATGCTCCTGATTCAGCTGCATGCTTTTATAGATAAAGGAAATCTTTTCCCGACCCCTGATCAGATCGCAGATAGAATGACGCTTACATCATCTGAATGCCTGAAGATTATTCAAAAGCTGGTGAAGAAAAATCTTCTTGAAATAAATGAAGGTGAAGAAGAGATTAAAACAGAACACTACTCTCTTGAACCATTATGGAATTGTATTCTGACCGTTGCAGGGCAGGAGCAATTCCAGGAAACAGTCGAACAGACAATGGCGATGCAGACTGACCTTTATTCAATGTTTGAACAGGAATTTGGACGGCCGTTATCACCGCTTGAGTGTGAAACGCTGGCGATGTGGATTGATCAGGATGATCATAGTCCTGAAATCGTTAAAGCAGCACTCAGAGAGGCAGTCATATCTGAAAAACTGAATTTCAGATATATTGACCGGATATTATTTGAATGGAAGAAAAAAGGAATCAAATCACCTGAAGATGCAAAAAAACAGGGTGAACAATTCAGGAAACCCAAACCTCAGACAGAAAAACCTCACGAGCCCGCGCCTTTTTATAATTGGCTTGAGAACTGA
- a CDS encoding YppE family protein, with translation MNKEIILNQTNELIEITRRADLEYNNRRESKEKGDFYEEVKPFADHAHSILKEWKVAASNYLIEQPKKNIHQNQVAATAENIELVVVQCFFPETSYKRFKSYIQSSLYVLEQLGAILEER, from the coding sequence TTGAATAAGGAAATCATATTAAATCAGACGAATGAGTTAATTGAAATTACCAGACGTGCTGATCTTGAATATAACAATAGAAGAGAATCAAAGGAAAAAGGCGATTTTTATGAGGAAGTTAAACCCTTCGCAGATCACGCTCATTCCATTTTAAAAGAATGGAAAGTAGCTGCATCCAATTATCTGATCGAACAGCCGAAAAAAAATATTCACCAGAACCAGGTCGCTGCAACAGCAGAAAATATTGAGCTGGTTGTGGTTCAGTGTTTTTTTCCTGAAACAAGCTATAAACGTTTTAAAAGCTATATTCAGTCGAGTCTGTATGTTCTGGAGCAATTAGGTGCGATTTTAGAGGAGCGTTAA
- a CDS encoding YpoC family protein, protein MKYKLPDQYKHQLFYPDLDEVEIEESNRFEPFFAADLIAMKNDQKPWEDLEHWSGLIQREWEVLADEMRPLFEGQADQTYDGMVKGLSLFFTLLYWTNEQHVSVAAWEEDIKNFEVAIMNPQERISFILKRPAVYFSFIQLDEMFRELIKTSAKFNAIKKRKRG, encoded by the coding sequence ATGAAATATAAACTGCCTGATCAATATAAACATCAATTGTTTTACCCGGACCTTGATGAAGTTGAGATAGAGGAAAGTAACAGGTTTGAGCCTTTTTTTGCAGCAGACCTGATTGCTATGAAAAATGATCAAAAGCCCTGGGAGGATCTCGAACACTGGTCAGGACTGATCCAGAGGGAGTGGGAAGTACTTGCTGATGAGATGAGACCGTTGTTTGAAGGCCAGGCAGATCAGACATATGACGGAATGGTCAAAGGGTTATCTCTTTTCTTCACACTGCTCTACTGGACGAATGAACAGCATGTGTCCGTTGCAGCCTGGGAAGAGGATATCAAAAACTTTGAAGTAGCAATTATGAACCCACAGGAAAGAATCTCTTTTATTTTAAAAAGGCCGGCTGTTTATTTCTCGTTTATTCAGCTGGATGAGATGTTCCGGGAGCTGATCAAAACCTCAGCAAAATTTAATGCCATAAAAAAAAGAAAGCGCGGTTGA
- the nth gene encoding endonuclease III codes for MLTKAQIRECLDEMEKMFPDAHCELIHDNAFELTIAVLLSAQCTDALVNKVTKNLFKKYKTPEDYLSVSSEELQNDIRSIGLYRNKAKHIRNLCERLIEHYNGEIPADHKELTTLPGVGRKTANVVMSVAFDWPAIAVDTHVERIAKRLGICRWKDSVLEVEQTLMKKVPKEEWSVTHHRMIFFGRYHCKAQKPDCGNCPLLHLCREGQKRQKKQEITS; via the coding sequence ATGCTGACTAAAGCTCAAATAAGAGAATGTCTTGATGAAATGGAAAAAATGTTTCCGGATGCTCACTGTGAATTAATCCATGATAATGCATTTGAATTAACAATCGCAGTTCTGCTGTCCGCACAATGTACAGATGCACTGGTTAACAAAGTAACGAAGAACTTATTTAAGAAATATAAAACGCCTGAGGATTATCTGAGTGTGTCTTCAGAGGAATTGCAAAATGATATACGCTCCATCGGGTTGTATAGAAATAAAGCAAAGCATATTCGTAATCTTTGTGAAAGACTGATAGAGCATTATAATGGTGAAATACCTGCTGATCATAAAGAACTGACTACATTACCAGGTGTGGGAAGAAAAACAGCCAATGTGGTTATGTCAGTTGCCTTTGACTGGCCTGCAATTGCAGTGGATACCCACGTTGAGCGAATTGCCAAGAGGCTTGGCATCTGCAGATGGAAAGACTCTGTTCTTGAAGTGGAACAGACCTTAATGAAAAAAGTTCCTAAAGAAGAATGGTCAGTGACACATCACAGGATGATTTTTTTCGGCCGTTATCATTGTAAGGCACAAAAGCCTGATTGCGGTAACTGTCCTTTGCTGCACTTATGCAGGGAAGGACAGAAGAGACAAAAGAAGCAGGAGATCACATCATGA
- the recU gene encoding Holliday junction resolvase RecU, whose translation MEFHYPNGKKFSPKSKNQQQEKKEKSYSHGKRGMTLEEDLNETNDYYVQTGIAVIHKKPVPVQIVNVDYPKRSAAVIKEAYFKQASTTDYNGVYNGHYIDFEAKETRNRTSFPLQNFHQHQLEHMKQVTNQKGIAFVIIRFSITEEIFLMPYQQLSQFWERMLKGGRKSMTKKEIEETSYSIPLGLHPRIDYLKIIDHLLK comes from the coding sequence ATGGAATTTCATTATCCAAATGGAAAAAAATTCAGTCCCAAATCGAAAAATCAGCAACAAGAAAAGAAAGAAAAATCTTATTCTCACGGTAAAAGAGGGATGACCCTCGAAGAAGATCTTAACGAAACGAATGATTATTATGTGCAGACAGGTATTGCAGTGATCCATAAAAAGCCTGTGCCAGTTCAGATTGTAAACGTCGATTATCCAAAAAGAAGTGCAGCAGTCATTAAAGAAGCGTATTTCAAACAGGCTTCCACAACTGACTATAACGGTGTATATAATGGACACTATATCGATTTCGAGGCAAAAGAGACTAGGAATCGCACGTCTTTTCCACTGCAGAACTTCCATCAGCACCAGCTTGAACATATGAAACAGGTAACTAACCAGAAAGGGATCGCTTTTGTGATCATCCGGTTTTCCATCACTGAAGAGATATTTCTGATGCCTTATCAGCAGTTAAGTCAATTTTGGGAGAGGATGTTAAAAGGCGGCAGAAAATCTATGACAAAAAAAGAAATAGAGGAAACTTCCTATTCTATCCCTTTAGGCTTGCACCCCAGGATAGATTACCTTAAAATTATAGATCATTTGCTTAAATGA